In a single window of the Gossypium hirsutum isolate 1008001.06 chromosome D02, Gossypium_hirsutum_v2.1, whole genome shotgun sequence genome:
- the LOC107908377 gene encoding agamous-like MADS-box protein AGL104 isoform X2, producing MGRVKLEIKRIENNTNRQVTFSKRRNGLIKKAYELSILCDIDIALIMFSPSGRISHFSGRRRIEDVFMRYINLPDREREHALIFPEQIRHPDIQNKEYMLRILQQLRSENDVALQLANPASFNSDFKEIQQEIVRLQQQLQIAEDQLRAYEPDPFRFTSMAELESCEKHLVETLANVVQRKEYILSNHLSSYDPSPIQQGLPPSFENEVVNWLPDNGQNQSQIFDASASLNPLRDLSSTVYDPLLQGSMSNVDPHNIGDQCHVSNPNTENFAPWPRSFASTGLQSNSMPPTLYSHVQHGMVSHQEMAEMVPNDQQMEIPGNYNSHGQMADNEGSNYENRVHEHNGQ from the exons ATGGGACGTGTTAAGCTGGAGATTAAGAGAATAGAAAACAACACCAATCGTCAGGTTACCTTCTCCAAGCGTAGGAATGGGTTGATTAAGAAAGCTTATGAACTTTCCATCCTATGTGACATTGATATTGCTCTTATCATGTTCTCTCCTTCCGGTCGGATTAGCCATTTTTCTGGCAGGAGAAG GATCGAGGATGTCTTTATGCGTTACATTAATCTCCCTGATCGAGAAAGAGAGCA TGCTCTAATTTTCCCTGAACAAATCAGACATCC CGATATCCAAAACAAAGAG TATATGCTAAGGATTCTCCAGCAGCTAAGAAGTGAAAATGATGTTGCTCTTCAACTTGCCAA TCCAGCATCTTTTAACTCTGATTTTAAG GAAATCCAACAGGAAATTGTAAGGTTACAACAACAACTTCAAATAGCTGAGGATCAGTTAAG GGCATATGAACCTGATCCTTTTAGGTTCACATCCATGGCGGAACTAGAATCCTGTGAGAAACATCTTGTCGAAACATTAGCAAATGTTGTGCAAAGAAAG GAATATATATTGAGCAACCATTTATCCTCTTACGATCCATCTCCTATAcag CAAGGATTGCCTCCATCTTTTGAGAACGAGGTTGTCAATTGGCTACCTGATAATGGTCAAAACCAATCCCAAATCTTTGATGCGTCAGCATCTCTAAATCCTCTCAG GGATCTTTCATCCACGGTCTACGATCCATTGTTGCAAGGAAGCATGTCAAATGTGGATCCTCACAACATAGGAGATCAATGCCACGTCTCAAATCCGAATACTGAAAATTTCGCACCATGGCCTCGGTCATTTGCTTCAACTGGGCTTCAGTCTAACTCCATGCCACCAACCTTGTATTCCCAcgttcag CATGGAATGGTGAGTCACCAGGAAATGGCAGAAATGGTACCGAATGATCAGCAAATGGAAATTCCTGGGAACTATAATTCACATGGTCAGATGGCAGACAATGAAGGTTCAAACTATGAGAACAGAGTTCATGAACACAATGGGCAATGA
- the LOC107908377 gene encoding agamous-like MADS-box protein AGL104 isoform X1, translated as MGRVKLEIKRIENNTNRQVTFSKRRNGLIKKAYELSILCDIDIALIMFSPSGRISHFSGRRRIEDVFMRYINLPDREREHALIFPEQIRHPDIQNKEYMLRILQQLRSENDVALQLANPASFNSDFKEIQQEIVRLQQQLQIAEDQLRAYEPDPFRFTSMAELESCEKHLVETLANVVQRKEYILSNHLSSYDPSPIQQGLPPSFENEVVNWLPDNGQNQSQIFDASASLNPLRDLSSTVYDPLLQGSMSNVDPHNIGDQCHVSNPNTENFAPWPRSFASTGLQSNSMPPTLYSHVQQHGMVSHQEMAEMVPNDQQMEIPGNYNSHGQMADNEGSNYENRVHEHNGQ; from the exons ATGGGACGTGTTAAGCTGGAGATTAAGAGAATAGAAAACAACACCAATCGTCAGGTTACCTTCTCCAAGCGTAGGAATGGGTTGATTAAGAAAGCTTATGAACTTTCCATCCTATGTGACATTGATATTGCTCTTATCATGTTCTCTCCTTCCGGTCGGATTAGCCATTTTTCTGGCAGGAGAAG GATCGAGGATGTCTTTATGCGTTACATTAATCTCCCTGATCGAGAAAGAGAGCA TGCTCTAATTTTCCCTGAACAAATCAGACATCC CGATATCCAAAACAAAGAG TATATGCTAAGGATTCTCCAGCAGCTAAGAAGTGAAAATGATGTTGCTCTTCAACTTGCCAA TCCAGCATCTTTTAACTCTGATTTTAAG GAAATCCAACAGGAAATTGTAAGGTTACAACAACAACTTCAAATAGCTGAGGATCAGTTAAG GGCATATGAACCTGATCCTTTTAGGTTCACATCCATGGCGGAACTAGAATCCTGTGAGAAACATCTTGTCGAAACATTAGCAAATGTTGTGCAAAGAAAG GAATATATATTGAGCAACCATTTATCCTCTTACGATCCATCTCCTATAcag CAAGGATTGCCTCCATCTTTTGAGAACGAGGTTGTCAATTGGCTACCTGATAATGGTCAAAACCAATCCCAAATCTTTGATGCGTCAGCATCTCTAAATCCTCTCAG GGATCTTTCATCCACGGTCTACGATCCATTGTTGCAAGGAAGCATGTCAAATGTGGATCCTCACAACATAGGAGATCAATGCCACGTCTCAAATCCGAATACTGAAAATTTCGCACCATGGCCTCGGTCATTTGCTTCAACTGGGCTTCAGTCTAACTCCATGCCACCAACCTTGTATTCCCAcgttcag CAGCATGGAATGGTGAGTCACCAGGAAATGGCAGAAATGGTACCGAATGATCAGCAAATGGAAATTCCTGGGAACTATAATTCACATGGTCAGATGGCAGACAATGAAGGTTCAAACTATGAGAACAGAGTTCATGAACACAATGGGCAATGA